The Burkholderiales bacterium nucleotide sequence AGCCTGGTGATCGGGCAGGACTGGCCGCCCGGAAAAGCGGGCGATGTCCGCGTTGTGCTGTTCGTGCGGCTGCGCGATGGCCTGACACTCGACGAGGCGCTGGCCGAACGCATCAAGCAGCGCATACGCAGCCAGACGACGCCCCGGCATGTTCCGGCCAAAGTGATCCAGGTCGCCGACATTCCGCGCACGAAAAGCGGCAAAATCGTCGAACTCGCCGTGCGCAACGTCGTGCACGGGCTGCCTGTGAAAAACCGCGACGCGCTGGCGAATCCGGAAGCGCTCGCACTCTACGCCGACATTCTGGCGCTGCAGGTTTAATCGCAACGACAACGGCTTGGTGGCTTTCGTTAAGGTTGCGCATAAGCTGACAATCTGTTCTAATCCGCTTGCTTATTCCTTGCGTTATATGGATTTAAGTATTTTTCTTAATGCAGATTGGAGAAAACCATGTCCAGCTCCCCCCAAAGCAAAACCAACCCCTTACTCATCATCGCGGCGATCTCGGTCATCGTGTTCAGCGGCATCGGCATCGCCGTGATGACCGGCGTCATTCCCGACTCGTTCTCGAAAAACACGCAAAGCGATGCGATCCATTTGAGTGAAGCAAAACCGGAGGCAAAGATCGCCATCCCGGCCGAGATCAAGTCAAATGTTCAATCCGCGCCGGTTGCCGAGAAGCCGATCACCGGCATGGTCGGCGAACCAAGGCCAGCCGCGACCATTGCGAAAAAGAAACCGGCGCCGAGCCCGGCGAGATCGAGCCAGAAAGTTGCGAATGACAGAGTCGCCATGAACGATGTCGCGCCCGCCACGGTTTGCAGCGACTGCGGCGTCGTCAGCTCGGTTGATGTGATTCAGGAAGCCGGCGAAGGCTCGGGTTTGGGCGCCGTAGCGGGAGCGGTTGGAGGCGGCTTGCTGGGTAATCAGATCGGTGGCGGCAGCGGTAAAAAAATAGCCACCGTAGCCGGCATTCTCGGCGGCGGCCTTGCCGGACATCAGATCGAAAAACAGGTCAAGAAAACGATGCGCTACGATATCCTTGTGAAAATGGAAACCGGCGGCTACCGCACGTTCACCGAAGCAACCGACCCCGGCCTGGCCGCGGGCGATAAAGTAAGGCTTCAAGGAGCCGGGATCGTCAAGGAATAGGCATCCGCAGACCCAAGCCTCATCCCCGGGGCGGCCCAGTCATCGACTGGCCCGCCCCGTTCTTTTTCAGAGCCGAATACTTTACGCCTAGCGTAGCAAGCACTAACCGCCTACCAGAACTTCCACCAGCTTTTGTCGCCCTTGCCGCTATCGGGAAAGTTTTGCCGTAGCACGCGGGCCGTGTCATCGCGCAAATTTGCCATGCCGATCACATCGTAGGATTTCACCATGATCTGCAGGGCTTCCAGGCGCGCTGGCGCTTGCGGATAGGTCGTCAGCACGTACTGCGCGCGATTGATGGCGGCGATGTGTGCGCCGCGCTTGACGTAATAGCGGGCGACGTGAACTTCGTGCGTGGCAAGTGCATTGGTCAGGTAGAGCATGCGCGCTGTCGCATCGGCCGCGTAACGGCTTTGCGGATAACGCGTAGTCAACTCCTTGAACGCGTCGAACGATTCGCGCGCGGCTTTCGGATCGCGCTCGGTCAGGTCCTGGCCGCCGACGGCTGCGAAAAAGCCGGCTTCTTCGTTGAAACTGGTCAGCCCTTTCAGGTAATACGCGTAATCGACATTCGGATGATTCGGATGCAGCTTGATGAAGCGGTCGGCGGCTGCAATCGCGGAGGCCGGATCGTCGTCCTTGTAATAGGCGTAAGCGATTTCGAGCTGCGATTGCTGGGCGTAGCGGCCATACGGGTAACGCGACTCCAGCGTTTCGAATAGCTGAACGGCGCGTGGATAGTTGCCGTCTTCCAGCTCCTCTTTCGCCTCCGAATAGAAGCGCGATGCCGACCAGTTTTTAGTCTCGTCGATCTTGTCGGGGAGCAGGCCGCAGGCGCTGATCAAGAGCGCCGCAATTACCGATAAACTACGTCTCATGGCAGGTCTTCTGAATCAAAAAATGAATTATAGCGCACACCCCAGGCAGCCTTTAACGAGCGAATCAATGTCACCACCGGGGGAGATTCAATTGAGGGCCTGTTCACACATAAATCATGCCCCGTGCTTTGGTCTCGCGGGATGCGATGCGAGGCGGACGGCGCGCCGCAGGGCCATTCCCTGCAAGCGGCGGCCAACGTGGCAGCGCGCCCGCCAGACCCAAGCCCTACGGGTTGCCCCCAAACCGGGCGCTCACTTTGTCGCGCGATCATCCCGGTTTGGGGGCAACGCGGGGCATGATTTATGTGTGAACAGGCCCTAGTTGTGCCGGATAGTTGCGCAGGATTGCGTCTGGACCAGACGCTCGCGCGTCTGTTGCCGCAACATTCGCGCAGCCGTTTGCAGGGCTGGATTCAGGAAGGCCGCGTGCTGCTCGACGGCGCGCCGGCCACGGTAAAACAAAAAATTCGCGGCGGCGAAACCTTGCTCGTGCACCCGGCCGCCGAGCGCGCCGAACTGGCGCATCGCCCCGAAAACATCGCGCTCGACATCGTTCACGAAGACGAGTCTCTGATCATCGTCAACAAACCAGCTGGCCTGGTCGTTCACCCCGGCAGCGGCAACTGGAGCGGGACGCTGTTGAACGCCTTGCTCAGGCATGCGCCGCAACTTGGCCTGCTGCCGCGCGCCGGCATCGTGCATAGGCTCGACAAAGATACCAGCGGTCTCATCGCGATCGCCAAAACCGAAGTTGCCCAGACCAGCCTCGTCCGTCAGTTGCAGGCGCGCAGTGTCAGCCGCGATTATCTCGCGATCGTATGCGGCCACCCCGCGCGCTCGGGCAAGGTTGAAGCGCCTGTCGGCCGCCATCCGATGCAGCGAATCAAAATGGCGATCGTTGCTTCCGGCAAACCGGCGGTCACCTATTACCGCACCCTCGAGCAATTCCTCGAATGCGCGCTCGTGGAATGCACGCTCGAAACCGGACGCACCCATCAGATTCGCGTGCACCTGCAATCGATCGGACATCCAGTGATCGGCGATCCCGTCTATTTCGGCAAGCGTTCGGCATCGCCGGCGATTGGCAAATTCCCCCGCCAGGCGCTGCACGCGACCGCCCTTGCGCTGGATCACCCAGCGACCGGAAAAAGGGTCGGCTGGCGGATCAACCTGCCTGAAGATATGCACGACTTGCTCGCGGCCTTGCGTAACGGCGACAGCCCATCGCCGTCATGACGCTTGCGGATTGCATCATCCCTGACTGGCCGGCGCCGCGGAATGTGCGGGCATTGATCACGACGCGCAGCGGCGGCGTCAGCGCAGGCCCCTATCGCAGCTTCAACCTCGGCGATCAGGTCGACGATCAACCGCAAGCCGTCGCGGAAAATCGCAGGCGGCTGCGCTGTCATCTGCCGGCGGATCCGTTGTGGCTGAGCCAGCGACACGAAACGGTGGTTGCCGATGCCGGCGCGGCATCGCCAGCGCGAAACAGTTTACGAACCGCAGGAACAGGGGGCGAGCGCAGTGGCGATTGGGTGCGGCCTTTCGCTGATGCCGGCGTTGCGCATCGCACGAATGCGGTTTGCGCGGTATTGACCGCGGACTGCCTGCCTGTCCTGTTGTGCGATCGTGCAGGCAGTTGCGTCGCCGTCGCTCACGCCGGCTGGCGCGGGCTCGCGGCCGGTATCATCGAGGAAACCGTGCGGGCGATGCGGGTTCAACCTTCCACGCTGATCGCCTGGCTCGGCCCGGCGATCGGCCCGCGCAAGTTTGAAGTCGGCGATGATGTGTTGCGCGCTTTCACCTTGCCCA carries:
- a CDS encoding acetoacetate--CoA ligase; translation: SLVIGQDWPPGKAGDVRVVLFVRLRDGLTLDEALAERIKQRIRSQTTPRHVPAKVIQVADIPRTKSGKIVELAVRNVVHGLPVKNRDALANPEALALYADILALQV
- a CDS encoding glycine zipper 2TM domain-containing protein; protein product: MSSSPQSKTNPLLIIAAISVIVFSGIGIAVMTGVIPDSFSKNTQSDAIHLSEAKPEAKIAIPAEIKSNVQSAPVAEKPITGMVGEPRPAATIAKKKPAPSPARSSQKVANDRVAMNDVAPATVCSDCGVVSSVDVIQEAGEGSGLGAVAGAVGGGLLGNQIGGGSGKKIATVAGILGGGLAGHQIEKQVKKTMRYDILVKMETGGYRTFTEATDPGLAAGDKVRLQGAGIVKE
- a CDS encoding outer membrane protein assembly factor BamD gives rise to the protein MRRSLSVIAALLISACGLLPDKIDETKNWSASRFYSEAKEELEDGNYPRAVQLFETLESRYPYGRYAQQSQLEIAYAYYKDDDPASAIAAADRFIKLHPNHPNVDYAYYLKGLTSFNEEAGFFAAVGGQDLTERDPKAARESFDAFKELTTRYPQSRYAADATARMLYLTNALATHEVHVARYYVKRGAHIAAINRAQYVLTTYPQAPARLEALQIMVKSYDVIGMANLRDDTARVLRQNFPDSGKGDKSWWKFW
- a CDS encoding RluA family pseudouridine synthase — translated: MCEQALVVPDSCAGLRLDQTLARLLPQHSRSRLQGWIQEGRVLLDGAPATVKQKIRGGETLLVHPAAERAELAHRPENIALDIVHEDESLIIVNKPAGLVVHPGSGNWSGTLLNALLRHAPQLGLLPRAGIVHRLDKDTSGLIAIAKTEVAQTSLVRQLQARSVSRDYLAIVCGHPARSGKVEAPVGRHPMQRIKMAIVASGKPAVTYYRTLEQFLECALVECTLETGRTHQIRVHLQSIGHPVIGDPVYFGKRSASPAIGKFPRQALHATALALDHPATGKRVGWRINLPEDMHDLLAALRNGDSPSPS
- the pgeF gene encoding peptidoglycan editing factor PgeF, producing the protein MTLADCIIPDWPAPRNVRALITTRSGGVSAGPYRSFNLGDQVDDQPQAVAENRRRLRCHLPADPLWLSQRHETVVADAGAASPARNSLRTAGTGGERSGDWVRPFADAGVAHRTNAVCAVLTADCLPVLLCDRAGSCVAVAHAGWRGLAAGIIEETVRAMRVQPSTLIAWLGPAIGPRKFEVGDDVLRAFTLPNAAAKSAFIALRESKWLADIYALARMRLIACGVTAIYGGEYCTVSDDRFFSHRRDKITGRFASLIWLAN